One window from the genome of Amycolatopsis sp. NBC_01480 encodes:
- a CDS encoding GP88 family protein, with amino-acid sequence MSSSTTVSGVPARPGRLLTQNREMRAIGVWNWTLPALAARLPDGRTQVTCPAASACARICYARNGTYLFPAVKAKHTANLAYVLDDLPGWEAAMISELSAPRFAGTFIRVHDAGDFFSDAYTLAWRRVMKASPQATFYAYTKEVRRFKRLIEPDPPGNFLWVYSYGGREDSAIDPDRDRVADVFPDADAIAAAGWSSQEASDLLAVLGPRLVGVTANRIPQFLKRMGERRLSEWQAEIDAKRARTRRSHLRLVPGDRPTSAPAPGSRPGPDDAERDAA; translated from the coding sequence ATGTCTTCTTCCACCACCGTCTCCGGAGTTCCGGCGCGGCCGGGCCGGTTGCTGACGCAGAACCGGGAAATGCGCGCAATCGGTGTCTGGAACTGGACGCTGCCCGCGCTGGCCGCCCGGCTGCCCGACGGCCGGACACAGGTGACCTGTCCCGCAGCCTCGGCGTGCGCCCGAATCTGCTACGCCCGCAACGGAACCTACCTCTTCCCCGCGGTGAAAGCGAAGCACACCGCCAATCTCGCGTATGTTCTGGACGACCTGCCCGGGTGGGAAGCCGCCATGATCAGCGAGTTGTCGGCGCCCCGCTTCGCCGGGACATTCATCCGAGTGCATGACGCCGGGGATTTTTTCTCTGATGCCTACACCCTGGCGTGGCGCCGCGTGATGAAAGCGAGCCCACAGGCGACGTTTTACGCCTATACCAAGGAAGTCCGCCGGTTCAAGCGGTTGATCGAGCCCGACCCGCCCGGGAACTTCCTGTGGGTCTACAGCTACGGCGGTCGCGAGGACTCCGCCATCGACCCTGATCGGGACCGGGTCGCCGACGTGTTCCCCGATGCCGACGCGATCGCCGCGGCCGGGTGGTCCTCGCAGGAAGCCTCCGACCTGCTGGCAGTGCTCGGCCCCCGGCTGGTCGGGGTGACGGCAAACCGCATCCCGCAGTTCCTCAAGCGCATGGGCGAGCGGCGGCTCTCCGAATGGCAAGCCGAGATCGACGCCAAACGGGCACGCACGCGGCGCAGTCACCTCCGGCTCGTGCCCGGCGACCGGCCCACCTCGGCCCCTGCGCCCGGAAGCCGTCCGGGACCGGACGACGCCGAGCGCGACGCTGCCTGA
- a CDS encoding VirB4 family type IV secretion system protein, whose product MSRKLGRARRRAGSAPAGRAGAFTPDSLSVAPRHLEIGGEWVSSFAVTGYPRDVHAGWLQPLLSYPGRVDVSLHVEPIDPVTAANRLKRQLSKLESGRRHTSEKGRLLDPMVEAATEDAYDLSARVARGEGKLYRLGLYLTVHATSEDDLAEQVAAVRALAASLLMNAQPTTYRSLQGWVSTLPLALDLIGMRRTFDTAALAAAFPFTSPDLPPADPTSVAAPDGVLYGFNVGSQGLVHWDRFAADNYNAVILGRSGAGKSYLVKLETLRSLYRQVEVAIIDPEDEYRRLCEAIGGTYIHLGNPEVRINPFDLPIAVRPDGRRTAPKDALTRRALFLHTVIGVLLGAELSAPQRAVLDQAILVTYRQAGITSDPRTWSRHAPLLADLTAVLAGAGDPVAVDLSARLHPFIEGAFSTMFSGPTTTRPEGHLTVFSLRDLPDELRPIGTLLVLDTVWRRVSNPAIRRPRLITVDEAWLLMHDPAGARFLHRMAKAARKHWAGLTIATQDVGDVLATELGKAIISNAATQILLRQAPQAIEEIVATFNLSEGEKQFLISADKGQGLLSTGTQRVAFQALASPQEDALITTDPAELAQYADLEGSTDDSGFVDLGIEDAGPGLDADADDHVDLDRAA is encoded by the coding sequence ATGAGCAGGAAGCTCGGCCGCGCCCGGCGCCGCGCGGGATCCGCGCCCGCGGGCAGGGCCGGCGCGTTCACGCCGGACTCGCTGTCGGTCGCGCCCCGGCATCTGGAGATCGGCGGCGAATGGGTCTCCTCCTTCGCGGTCACCGGCTATCCCCGTGACGTGCACGCCGGGTGGCTGCAGCCGCTGCTGTCCTACCCCGGCCGCGTCGACGTGTCCCTGCACGTCGAGCCGATCGACCCGGTCACCGCCGCGAACCGGCTCAAGCGCCAGCTCTCCAAGCTCGAGTCCGGCCGCCGGCACACCAGCGAGAAGGGGCGGCTGCTCGATCCGATGGTCGAGGCCGCCACCGAGGACGCCTACGACCTGTCCGCCCGCGTCGCCCGCGGCGAAGGCAAGCTCTACCGGCTCGGCCTCTACCTGACCGTCCACGCCACCAGCGAGGATGACCTCGCCGAGCAGGTCGCCGCTGTACGGGCGTTGGCGGCGTCGCTGCTGATGAACGCCCAGCCCACCACCTACCGGTCCTTGCAGGGCTGGGTGTCGACGCTGCCGCTGGCGCTGGACCTCATCGGGATGCGCCGTACCTTCGACACCGCCGCGCTGGCCGCCGCGTTTCCCTTCACCAGCCCGGATCTCCCGCCGGCCGACCCGACCAGCGTCGCCGCGCCGGACGGAGTCCTCTACGGGTTCAACGTCGGCAGCCAGGGCCTGGTCCACTGGGACCGGTTCGCCGCCGACAACTACAACGCGGTCATCCTCGGGCGGTCCGGGGCGGGCAAGTCCTACCTGGTGAAGCTGGAAACCCTGCGCAGCCTCTACCGCCAAGTCGAGGTCGCGATCATCGACCCCGAAGACGAATACCGGCGGCTCTGCGAGGCCATCGGCGGCACCTACATCCACCTCGGCAACCCCGAGGTCCGGATCAACCCGTTCGACCTGCCGATCGCGGTCCGCCCGGACGGCCGCCGCACCGCACCCAAGGACGCACTGACCCGCCGGGCCCTGTTCCTGCACACCGTCATCGGGGTCCTGCTCGGCGCTGAACTGTCCGCGCCACAACGGGCTGTGCTCGACCAGGCGATCCTCGTGACGTACCGGCAGGCCGGGATCACCAGCGACCCCCGCACCTGGAGCCGGCACGCGCCGCTGCTGGCCGACCTCACCGCGGTCCTGGCCGGTGCCGGTGACCCGGTCGCGGTGGATCTCAGTGCCCGGTTGCACCCGTTCATCGAGGGCGCGTTCTCCACGATGTTCTCCGGGCCGACCACGACCAGGCCGGAGGGCCATCTGACCGTGTTCAGCCTGCGCGACCTGCCCGACGAACTCCGTCCGATCGGGACACTGCTCGTGCTGGACACGGTGTGGCGGCGGGTGTCCAACCCGGCCATCCGGCGCCCGCGGCTGATCACGGTCGACGAAGCGTGGCTGCTCATGCACGACCCCGCCGGCGCGCGGTTCCTCCACCGCATGGCCAAAGCCGCCCGCAAACACTGGGCCGGCTTGACGATCGCGACCCAAGACGTCGGCGACGTCCTCGCCACCGAACTCGGGAAAGCGATCATCTCCAACGCCGCCACCCAGATCCTCCTGCGCCAAGCGCCACAAGCGATCGAGGAGATCGTGGCGACCTTCAACCTGTCCGAAGGCGAGAAGCAGTTCCTGATCTCCGCGGACAAGGGACAAGGTCTCCTGAGCACCGGCACCCAGCGGGTCGCGTTTCAAGCTTTGGCTTCACCGCAGGAAGATGCCTTGATCACCACAGATCCGGCCGAGCTGGCTCAGTACGCAGATCTCGAAGGTAGCACGGACGACAGCGGATTCGTCGACCTCGGCATCGAGGACGCCGGGCCAGGTCTTGATGCGGACGCGGACGATCACGTCGACCTCGACCGTGCCGCCTAG
- a CDS encoding pilin, with translation MRNTVLRLIAAEIVAAVMLSLLAADPAQASTQVLAIATSIEQVFSNVRNWLFGILTGLATAILTFGGVRYLLANGDPAEVEKAKGAFKSAGWGYGLAVLAPLVVEILRGIVGA, from the coding sequence GTGCGCAACACGGTCCTGCGGTTGATCGCCGCGGAGATCGTGGCTGCGGTCATGCTCAGCCTCCTGGCCGCCGATCCGGCGCAGGCCTCCACTCAGGTCCTCGCGATCGCGACCAGCATCGAGCAGGTCTTCAGCAACGTCCGCAATTGGCTCTTCGGCATCCTGACCGGGCTGGCGACGGCGATCCTGACTTTCGGCGGGGTCCGGTACCTGCTGGCCAACGGCGACCCCGCCGAAGTCGAGAAGGCCAAGGGCGCGTTCAAGTCGGCCGGATGGGGCTACGGGCTGGCTGTCCTGGCGCCACTCGTGGTCGAGATCCTGCGCGGGATTGTCGGGGCCTGA
- a CDS encoding DUF802 domain-containing protein, translated as MSTPDFLISWTFMQSFEMTLTVDEARELFVPDPLAKGRMVAQLWEAACSRQQAATDATAQQLREMLHENPEVLSEPLCTFEHDDVDHTRRIDSIEIIG; from the coding sequence ATGAGTACTCCGGATTTCCTTATCTCGTGGACGTTCATGCAGTCCTTCGAGATGACACTGACCGTGGATGAAGCCCGGGAGTTGTTCGTGCCGGACCCGCTCGCGAAAGGCCGGATGGTGGCGCAGCTCTGGGAGGCCGCATGTTCCCGCCAGCAGGCCGCCACCGACGCAACAGCGCAGCAACTGCGGGAGATGCTGCACGAGAATCCCGAAGTCCTCAGTGAGCCTTTGTGCACGTTCGAACACGACGATGTTGATCACACACGACGGATCGACTCCATCGAGATCATCGGGTGA
- a CDS encoding type IV secretory system conjugative DNA transfer family protein — MFPAQSVVAQAGMLASPVQDYLRDPAGAVRAVVTALRDVAVSWGPVAGPVLVLVVTGLAVGRRWWARRCHDRMAADARVVTVLAPPAVDPDGAAALYSNLVGLLRSGWKRRIHGQPHVVWEYVFSHAGVALRLWLPGVVPPGMAERAIEAAWPGARTRTTPARPPIPLSHPPGKSVEAVGGELRLARTEALPIRSGFPVDPVRALLGAPVGLATHERAVVQILARPVTGARVGTARRAARRVRAGRSATPAGRVLDLLTPHTGSRTPRATATKQVVDHQTSLETSAQDRVIVAKQRGSQYETRIRYAVATLVPEHATSTERGPVREHLRGRGHAIASTFAAYTEHNYYRRARLSHPVQAVAERRLGSGDLLSIPELAALAHVPTDEAVPGLQRAGAKAVPPPPGIATEGPGVKPIGITDSGHSRPVGLRVADARHHLHIIGATGSGKSELMARMILDDADAGRGLVVIDPKGDLVADVLMRLPVRLGEKVVLFDADSRSRPPVLNPLGGADTARAVDDLVSIFSRIYASSWGPRTEDILRSGLLTLRALPGTPVLTDLPKLLTVPAFRHRALEQVSDDILTGFWTWYDDLSDASRAQVVAPLMNKLRGLLLRPFVRASLAGGESTVDMSAVLDGGICLVRLNKGTLGTDTARLIGSIIVARTWQAAMQRAQIPPRDRRDAALYIDECHNFLNLAYPLEDMLPESRGYRLALILAHQFLLQLPAPLKEAISTNARSKNIFAASPEDARDLARHTAPRISEHDLANLGRYHIAARLVLDGEEAPPFTAVTEKLPPAIPGRSKKIRHLALVNTDPPSAPEPVEHVQPAAFDPRRAA; from the coding sequence ATGTTTCCTGCTCAGTCTGTCGTCGCGCAGGCGGGGATGCTCGCCTCGCCGGTGCAGGACTACCTGCGCGATCCCGCTGGCGCGGTGCGCGCGGTGGTCACGGCGCTGCGGGACGTCGCGGTGTCCTGGGGCCCGGTCGCCGGCCCGGTCCTGGTGCTCGTGGTGACCGGTCTCGCCGTGGGGCGCCGGTGGTGGGCGCGCCGGTGCCATGACCGGATGGCCGCCGACGCCCGGGTGGTGACGGTGCTCGCCCCGCCCGCGGTCGATCCGGACGGTGCGGCGGCCTTGTACTCCAATTTGGTCGGGCTGCTGCGGTCCGGGTGGAAGCGCCGGATACACGGTCAGCCGCACGTCGTGTGGGAGTACGTGTTCTCCCACGCCGGAGTCGCGTTGCGGCTGTGGCTGCCGGGTGTGGTGCCGCCCGGGATGGCCGAGCGCGCAATCGAGGCCGCCTGGCCCGGCGCGCGTACCCGGACCACTCCGGCCAGACCACCGATCCCGCTGTCCCACCCGCCGGGGAAGTCGGTCGAGGCCGTGGGCGGCGAGCTGCGCCTGGCCCGCACCGAAGCCCTGCCGATCCGATCCGGCTTTCCGGTCGACCCGGTCCGGGCGCTGCTCGGCGCCCCGGTCGGGCTCGCCACCCACGAACGGGCCGTCGTGCAGATCCTCGCCCGCCCGGTCACCGGCGCCCGCGTCGGGACCGCGCGGCGGGCGGCCCGCCGAGTCCGCGCTGGCCGCTCCGCGACGCCGGCCGGGCGGGTGCTGGACCTGCTCACCCCGCACACCGGCTCCCGCACACCCCGCGCCACAGCGACGAAGCAGGTCGTCGATCACCAGACCTCGCTCGAAACCTCGGCGCAGGACCGGGTCATCGTGGCCAAACAGCGTGGCTCCCAGTACGAAACCCGCATCCGCTACGCCGTGGCCACCCTCGTCCCCGAGCACGCGACCAGCACGGAAAGAGGTCCGGTGCGCGAGCACCTGCGCGGACGCGGCCACGCCATCGCCAGCACGTTCGCGGCCTACACCGAGCACAACTACTACCGCCGCGCCCGCCTGTCCCACCCCGTGCAGGCCGTGGCCGAGCGGCGGCTCGGCTCCGGTGACCTGCTCTCGATCCCGGAACTGGCCGCGCTCGCGCACGTCCCGACCGACGAAGCGGTGCCCGGGCTCCAGCGTGCCGGGGCGAAAGCGGTACCGCCGCCGCCGGGCATCGCCACCGAAGGCCCCGGGGTCAAGCCGATCGGGATCACCGACTCCGGCCACTCCCGCCCGGTCGGGCTGCGCGTGGCCGACGCCCGCCACCACCTGCACATCATCGGCGCGACCGGGTCAGGCAAGTCCGAGCTGATGGCCCGGATGATCCTCGACGACGCCGACGCCGGCCGCGGCCTCGTCGTCATCGACCCGAAGGGTGACCTGGTCGCCGACGTCCTGATGCGCCTGCCGGTACGGCTCGGGGAGAAGGTCGTGCTCTTCGACGCCGACAGCCGGTCCCGCCCACCGGTGCTCAACCCGCTCGGCGGCGCCGACACCGCCCGTGCCGTGGACGACCTGGTGTCGATCTTCTCCCGCATCTACGCCTCCAGCTGGGGGCCCCGCACCGAGGACATCCTGCGCTCCGGGCTCCTCACCCTGCGCGCGCTTCCCGGTACACCCGTCCTGACCGATCTGCCGAAACTCCTCACCGTCCCCGCGTTCCGGCACCGCGCACTCGAACAGGTCTCCGACGACATCCTCACCGGCTTCTGGACTTGGTACGACGACCTGTCCGACGCCAGCCGGGCCCAGGTCGTCGCACCCTTGATGAACAAACTCCGCGGGCTGCTGCTCCGCCCGTTCGTGCGGGCCTCCCTCGCCGGCGGCGAGTCCACCGTGGACATGAGCGCGGTCCTCGACGGCGGGATCTGCCTGGTACGCCTGAACAAGGGCACGCTCGGCACGGACACCGCCCGGCTGATCGGGTCGATCATCGTCGCCCGCACCTGGCAGGCCGCCATGCAGCGAGCCCAGATACCACCGCGCGACCGCCGCGACGCGGCGTTGTACATCGACGAATGCCACAACTTCCTCAACCTCGCCTACCCGCTGGAGGACATGCTGCCCGAATCCCGCGGCTACCGGCTGGCGCTGATCCTCGCGCACCAATTCCTGCTCCAGCTACCGGCACCTCTGAAAGAAGCCATCTCCACCAACGCCCGCTCGAAGAACATCTTCGCGGCCTCACCCGAAGACGCACGTGACCTCGCCCGGCACACCGCGCCCCGGATCTCCGAACACGACCTCGCCAACCTCGGCCGCTACCACATCGCCGCACGGCTCGTGCTCGACGGCGAGGAAGCACCCCCGTTCACCGCGGTCACGGAGAAGCTCCCGCCCGCGATTCCTGGGCGCAGCAAGAAGATCCGGCACCTCGCACTAGTCAACACCGATCCGCCGTCCGCGCCGGAGCCCGTAGAGCACGTCCAGCCGGCGGCGTTCGACCCCCGCCGCGCAGCGTGA
- a CDS encoding replication-relaxation family protein — translation MEVSVIVVSNPTPQRQLRTHRPERPVQRVLNSAEHHAWLARHLTDRDRWLCRMLFEHHVLTSTQIIDIAFTGRRAANLRLRNLYQWGVVHRFQPHRDRGSHPMYYVLDTAGAVALAREDGIDPKELGYRREREIGRAFSLQLAHTVGCNGLFTTLVHQARQPGAAGQLMAWWSAARCGRHWGDIVTPDGYGRWREAGRDVEWFIEFDFGTEPLSRLAGKLARYERLAGTTGITTPVLIWLPSAARESNARRALAEALRGLDRPARVPVATTSGDAAADPLDMTAPRWRRVDEPGAAGRVTLVDLPARWPELRSSAPGSGQRPTGVNPAAERQDLAPPSPMPPPDPVQPWR, via the coding sequence TTGGAGGTATCCGTCATCGTGGTCAGCAATCCCACCCCGCAGCGCCAGTTGCGCACCCACCGGCCGGAACGCCCGGTGCAGCGTGTGCTCAACTCCGCCGAGCACCATGCGTGGCTGGCCCGGCATCTCACCGACCGCGACCGGTGGCTGTGCCGGATGCTGTTCGAGCACCACGTGCTCACCAGCACCCAGATCATCGACATCGCCTTCACCGGCCGCCGCGCCGCGAACCTGCGCCTGCGCAACCTCTACCAATGGGGCGTGGTGCACCGGTTCCAGCCGCACCGCGACCGCGGCTCACACCCGATGTACTACGTCCTCGACACCGCCGGAGCCGTCGCGCTCGCCCGCGAAGACGGCATCGACCCCAAGGAGCTCGGCTACCGCCGCGAACGCGAGATCGGCCGCGCCTTCTCCCTGCAGCTCGCGCACACCGTCGGCTGCAACGGCCTGTTCACCACCCTGGTCCACCAGGCACGCCAGCCCGGCGCCGCTGGACAGCTGATGGCCTGGTGGTCGGCGGCCCGGTGCGGGCGGCACTGGGGCGACATCGTCACCCCGGACGGCTACGGCCGCTGGCGCGAGGCAGGGCGGGACGTCGAGTGGTTCATCGAGTTCGACTTCGGCACCGAGCCACTGTCCCGCCTGGCCGGCAAGCTGGCCCGCTACGAACGCCTGGCCGGCACCACCGGCATCACCACCCCCGTGCTGATCTGGCTGCCCAGCGCCGCCCGCGAATCCAACGCCCGCCGGGCATTGGCCGAAGCGCTGCGCGGACTCGACCGGCCTGCCCGGGTACCGGTGGCGACCACCAGCGGCGACGCCGCCGCCGACCCACTCGACATGACCGCGCCCCGCTGGCGACGGGTCGACGAACCCGGCGCCGCCGGGCGGGTGACACTCGTCGATTTGCCCGCGCGCTGGCCTGAACTGCGCTCTTCGGCGCCGGGCAGCGGGCAGCGTCCAACGGGCGTCAACCCGGCCGCCGAGCGCCAGGACCTAGCGCCGCCCTCGCCGATGCCCCCGCCCGATCCCGTACAGCCCTGGAGGTGA
- a CDS encoding C40 family peptidase, whose amino-acid sequence MGRIAAAGASLVFVLILLIGGGTIAVVQAVFGSSGGSANCAPAVATATSAAGYGPQEMTNAATIVAVGKRMNVPEQGWVIAITTAITESQLHNLDHGDQDSVGLFQQRPSQGWGTVAQIMDPAYSSEQFYRHLLASPNWQTMPVAEAAQTVQRSGFPDRYATNEQTARQILGAVQGATCSTSDATPIPVTGPAKIVIDAARSQLGVTYAWGGGTATGPSRGIRDGGVADQHGDYTKIGFDCSGLTLFAYAQAGISLPHQSGGQFNVGTRIPRSAGLAVLNPADLVFYSPETIHHVGIYLGNGQMINAYESGTVVRVQPVDLSEYAGAVRILQ is encoded by the coding sequence ATGGGCAGGATCGCCGCGGCCGGGGCCTCGTTAGTGTTCGTGCTCATCCTGCTCATCGGCGGCGGCACGATCGCCGTCGTCCAGGCCGTCTTCGGCAGCTCCGGCGGGAGCGCGAACTGCGCTCCCGCCGTTGCGACCGCGACCTCGGCCGCCGGATACGGCCCGCAGGAGATGACCAACGCCGCGACGATCGTCGCCGTCGGCAAACGCATGAACGTCCCCGAACAGGGCTGGGTCATCGCCATCACCACCGCGATCACCGAGTCCCAACTGCACAACCTCGACCACGGCGACCAGGACAGCGTCGGGCTGTTCCAGCAGCGGCCCTCGCAAGGCTGGGGCACCGTCGCCCAGATCATGGACCCCGCCTACAGCAGCGAACAGTTCTACCGGCACCTGCTCGCGTCGCCGAACTGGCAGACCATGCCCGTCGCCGAAGCCGCCCAAACCGTGCAGCGCTCGGGCTTTCCCGACCGCTACGCGACAAATGAGCAGACCGCCCGCCAGATCCTCGGCGCCGTGCAAGGCGCGACCTGCAGCACCAGCGACGCCACGCCTATTCCGGTGACCGGCCCGGCGAAGATCGTCATCGACGCGGCGCGCTCGCAACTCGGCGTCACTTACGCCTGGGGCGGCGGCACCGCCACCGGGCCCAGCCGCGGCATCCGCGACGGCGGCGTCGCCGACCAACACGGCGACTACACCAAGATCGGCTTCGACTGCAGCGGCCTCACCCTGTTCGCCTACGCTCAAGCCGGAATCTCCCTGCCCCACCAAAGCGGAGGCCAATTCAACGTAGGTACCCGGATACCCCGATCGGCTGGCCTGGCCGTGCTGAATCCCGCAGACCTCGTCTTCTACAGCCCTGAGACCATCCACCACGTCGGGATCTATCTCGGCAACGGGCAGATGATCAACGCCTACGAATCCGGCACCGTGGTCCGGGTCCAGCCCGTCGACCTGAGCGAGTACGCGGGTGCCGTCCGGATCTTGCAGTGA
- a CDS encoding PrgI family protein, producing the protein MTQQPVRIPSDVDREDRILANLTARQLTILAITGIVLYGAWTLTREVVPLPVFLILAVPIGTAAAVLVLGRRDGMSLDRLLLAAIRQRLQPRHQVAAPEGVRTAPDWLTSHITTSDPTGTADGWQVSPAALRLPAEGVTDAGVIDLGTDGVAMVAVASTVNFALRTPGEQEALVASFGRYLHSISAPVQILIRAERLDLSRQIRDLHQAAPGLPHPRLEAAAREHATYLDQLRRSTDLLRRQVLIVLREPVRPAGPTDGLGGASPLAVLRARRGRTRAGQVTDAARRSAETRLVRRLGEAVELLAPAGITVTPLDAGQATAVLATACNPDSLIPPTAGLAGADEVITTAADPDDEPPAPHRTTADQREPGSTAPAMAALDEWEGGDL; encoded by the coding sequence ATGACCCAGCAGCCCGTGCGCATCCCGTCCGATGTCGACCGCGAGGACCGCATCCTCGCCAACCTGACCGCACGGCAGCTGACGATCCTCGCCATCACCGGGATCGTCCTCTACGGCGCGTGGACCCTGACCCGCGAGGTCGTGCCACTGCCGGTGTTCCTCATCCTCGCGGTCCCGATCGGGACCGCGGCAGCGGTGCTGGTGCTCGGCCGGCGCGACGGCATGAGCCTGGACCGGCTCCTGCTCGCCGCGATCCGCCAGCGACTGCAACCACGGCATCAAGTGGCCGCACCCGAAGGAGTCCGGACCGCCCCGGACTGGCTGACCAGCCACATCACCACCAGCGATCCCACCGGCACAGCGGACGGCTGGCAGGTGTCCCCGGCGGCGCTGCGGTTGCCCGCCGAAGGCGTCACCGACGCCGGTGTCATCGACCTCGGGACCGACGGCGTGGCCATGGTCGCGGTGGCCTCGACGGTGAACTTCGCGCTCCGCACCCCGGGCGAGCAGGAAGCGCTGGTCGCGTCCTTCGGCCGGTATCTGCACTCGATCTCCGCGCCGGTGCAGATCCTCATCCGGGCCGAACGCCTCGACCTGAGCCGGCAGATCCGCGACCTGCACCAGGCTGCCCCTGGGCTGCCGCACCCCCGGCTCGAAGCCGCGGCCCGCGAGCACGCCACCTATCTCGATCAGCTGCGGCGCTCCACGGATCTGCTGCGCCGCCAGGTGCTGATCGTGCTGCGGGAACCGGTCCGCCCCGCCGGCCCGACGGACGGCCTCGGTGGCGCGTCCCCGCTCGCCGTGCTCCGCGCCCGCCGCGGCCGGACCCGGGCCGGCCAGGTCACCGACGCCGCGCGGCGTTCGGCGGAAACCCGGCTCGTGCGGCGGCTGGGGGAAGCGGTCGAGCTGCTGGCCCCGGCCGGGATCACCGTCACCCCGCTGGATGCCGGGCAGGCCACCGCCGTGCTCGCCACCGCCTGCAACCCAGACAGCCTGATCCCGCCGACCGCAGGCCTAGCGGGCGCGGATGAGGTGATCACCACCGCCGCCGATCCCGACGATGAACCCCCAGCCCCGCACCGGACGACAGCCGACCAGCGCGAACCCGGCAGCACGGCCCCGGCGATGGCGGCGCTCGACGAGTGGGAAGGCGGTGACCTATGA
- a CDS encoding DNA methyltransferase, whose amino-acid sequence MSEYADEWFSRPIGERPEGPVLTSVWPTGRASVAAQLDDDGYHDATGTDPALMAPAVARYAIAALTRPGGVVLDPDCGAGTTVVEALRCGRHAIGLTGQRRWWRLARANVTATKARGVFVDGMVLVLDRRPGTAAAAATAGLTGRVDLLLTTLRPTGPYGDLTGALDRLNQLLMQYRSLVRPGGHVVITCPPLRHPVRHDLLDVPGQIALLGSTAGLAPVARCLALTATVRRGRAFTRATLAQRRAAARAERALGHPVALPAHHTVLVFRADPDAAEPAPALSLPLPPAPRRRQRRVRGSRPDGARPETTVGAAA is encoded by the coding sequence ATGTCTGAGTACGCCGACGAGTGGTTCTCCCGGCCGATAGGGGAGCGTCCCGAGGGGCCGGTGCTGACGTCGGTCTGGCCCACGGGCAGAGCCAGCGTGGCGGCCCAGCTGGACGACGACGGCTACCACGACGCCACCGGCACCGACCCCGCGCTGATGGCTCCGGCGGTCGCCCGCTACGCGATCGCGGCGTTGACCCGGCCCGGGGGCGTGGTGCTCGATCCGGACTGCGGAGCGGGCACGACCGTCGTTGAAGCGCTGCGCTGCGGGCGGCACGCGATCGGGCTGACCGGGCAGCGCCGGTGGTGGCGCCTGGCCCGCGCCAACGTGACCGCGACGAAGGCCCGCGGGGTGTTCGTGGACGGCATGGTCCTCGTTCTCGACCGCCGCCCCGGTACCGCGGCCGCCGCGGCAACGGCGGGGCTGACCGGGCGCGTCGATCTCCTGCTGACCACCCTTCGGCCCACCGGCCCGTACGGCGATCTCACCGGTGCGCTGGACCGGCTGAACCAGTTGCTGATGCAGTACCGGTCGTTGGTGCGGCCCGGCGGGCACGTGGTCATCACCTGCCCTCCATTGCGCCATCCCGTCCGGCACGATCTGCTCGACGTCCCCGGCCAGATCGCCCTCCTCGGCAGCACGGCGGGGCTGGCACCGGTCGCCCGTTGCCTGGCGCTCACCGCCACGGTGCGGCGGGGCCGGGCCTTCACCCGCGCCACCCTCGCCCAGCGCCGCGCCGCCGCCCGGGCGGAACGCGCACTCGGGCACCCGGTCGCCCTGCCTGCCCACCACACTGTGCTGGTGTTCAGGGCCGACCCCGACGCCGCCGAACCGGCGCCGGCGCTGTCTCTCCCGCTGCCGCCCGCACCGCGACGACGGCAGCGGCGCGTGCGCGGATCACGTCCGGATGGGGCTCGGCCGGAGACCACCGTGGGGGCTGCGGCATGA